A window of the Oncorhynchus kisutch isolate 150728-3 linkage group LG12, Okis_V2, whole genome shotgun sequence genome harbors these coding sequences:
- the LOC109901286 gene encoding neuronal membrane glycoprotein M6-a isoform X4 has translation MGCFECCVKCLGVLPYASLFATILLYAGVALFCGCGHEALSGTATILQNYFEVVRAPVETLDVLTMIDILKYVIYGVAAAFFVYGILLMVEGFFTTGAIRDLYGDFKITACGRCVSAWFIMLTYIFFLAWLGVTAFTSLPVFMYFNIWTICQNTTVVEGANLCLDLRQFGMVTIGEERKVCTGSEKFFKMCESNELDMTFHLFVCALAGAGAAVIAMASAATVLIRNNVLLTSQSLGKYCTRF, from the exons gatGCTTTGAGTGCTGCGTCAAATGCCTGGGCGTCCTCCCGTATGCCTCTCTCTTCGCCACCATCCTTCTGTACGCTGGGGTGGCGCTGTTCTGCGGCTGCGGGCACGAGGCCCTCTCTGGCACCGCCACCATCCTGCAGAACTACTTCGAGGTGGTCCGAGCTCCCGTGGAAACCCTGGACGTCTTAACCAT GATTGACATCTTGAAGTATGTCATCTACGGCGTGGCGGCGGCATTCTTCGTCTACGGCATCCTGCTGATGGTGGAGGGCTTCTTCACCACCGGCGCCATCAGGGACCTGTACGGAGACTTCAAGATCACCGCCTGCGGACGGTGCGTCTCCGCCTGG TTCATTATGTTGACCTATATCTTCTTCCTGGCCTGGTTGGGTGTGACAGCCTTCACCTCGCTGCCCGTCTTCATGTACTTCAACATCTGGACCATCTGTCAGAACACCACTGTGGTGGAGGGGGCCAACCTCTGCCTGGACCTGCGCCAGTTTG GCATGGTAACTAtcggggaggagaggaaggtgtGCACGGGCTCTGAGAAGTTCTTTAAGATGTGTGAGTCTAATGAG CTGGACATGACGTTCCACTTGTTCGTCTGTGCCCTGGCCGGGGCTGGGGCTGCAGTCATCGCCATG GCGTCAGCTGCCACGGTCCTTATCCGTAACAATGTCCTCCTGACGTCTCAGAGTCTGGGCAAATACTGCACCCGCTTCTGA
- the LOC109901286 gene encoding neuronal membrane glycoprotein M6-a isoform X2 encodes MGCFECCVKCLGVLPYASLFATILLYAGVALFCGCGHEALSGTATILQNYFEVVRAPVETLDVLTMIDILKYVIYGVAAAFFVYGILLMVEGFFTTGAIRDLYGDFKITACGRCVSAWFIMLTYIFFLAWLGVTAFTSLPVFMYFNIWTICQNTTVVEGANLCLDLRQFGMVTIGEERKVCTGSEKFFKMCESNELDMTFHLFVCALAGAGAAVIAMVHYLMVLSANWAYVKDACRMQKYEDIKSKEEQELHDIHSTRSKERLNAYT; translated from the exons gatGCTTTGAGTGCTGCGTCAAATGCCTGGGCGTCCTCCCGTATGCCTCTCTCTTCGCCACCATCCTTCTGTACGCTGGGGTGGCGCTGTTCTGCGGCTGCGGGCACGAGGCCCTCTCTGGCACCGCCACCATCCTGCAGAACTACTTCGAGGTGGTCCGAGCTCCCGTGGAAACCCTGGACGTCTTAACCAT GATTGACATCTTGAAGTATGTCATCTACGGCGTGGCGGCGGCATTCTTCGTCTACGGCATCCTGCTGATGGTGGAGGGCTTCTTCACCACCGGCGCCATCAGGGACCTGTACGGAGACTTCAAGATCACCGCCTGCGGACGGTGCGTCTCCGCCTGG TTCATTATGTTGACCTATATCTTCTTCCTGGCCTGGTTGGGTGTGACAGCCTTCACCTCGCTGCCCGTCTTCATGTACTTCAACATCTGGACCATCTGTCAGAACACCACTGTGGTGGAGGGGGCCAACCTCTGCCTGGACCTGCGCCAGTTTG GCATGGTAACTAtcggggaggagaggaaggtgtGCACGGGCTCTGAGAAGTTCTTTAAGATGTGTGAGTCTAATGAG CTGGACATGACGTTCCACTTGTTCGTCTGTGCCCTGGCCGGGGCTGGGGCTGCAGTCATCGCCATG GTCCACTACCTAATGGTACTGTCTGCTAACTGGGCCTACGTGAAGGACGCGTGTCGGATGCAGAAGTACGAGGACATCAAGtccaaggaggagcaggagctcCACGACATCCACTCCACTCGCTCTAAAGAGCGTCTCAATGCCTACACCTAA
- the LOC109901286 gene encoding neuronal membrane glycoprotein M6-a isoform X1, whose product MEENMEEGQNSKGCFECCVKCLGVLPYASLFATILLYAGVALFCGCGHEALSGTATILQNYFEVVRAPVETLDVLTMIDILKYVIYGVAAAFFVYGILLMVEGFFTTGAIRDLYGDFKITACGRCVSAWFIMLTYIFFLAWLGVTAFTSLPVFMYFNIWTICQNTTVVEGANLCLDLRQFGMVTIGEERKVCTGSEKFFKMCESNELDMTFHLFVCALAGAGAAVIAMVHYLMVLSANWAYVKDACRMQKYEDIKSKEEQELHDIHSTRSKERLNAYT is encoded by the exons gatGCTTTGAGTGCTGCGTCAAATGCCTGGGCGTCCTCCCGTATGCCTCTCTCTTCGCCACCATCCTTCTGTACGCTGGGGTGGCGCTGTTCTGCGGCTGCGGGCACGAGGCCCTCTCTGGCACCGCCACCATCCTGCAGAACTACTTCGAGGTGGTCCGAGCTCCCGTGGAAACCCTGGACGTCTTAACCAT GATTGACATCTTGAAGTATGTCATCTACGGCGTGGCGGCGGCATTCTTCGTCTACGGCATCCTGCTGATGGTGGAGGGCTTCTTCACCACCGGCGCCATCAGGGACCTGTACGGAGACTTCAAGATCACCGCCTGCGGACGGTGCGTCTCCGCCTGG TTCATTATGTTGACCTATATCTTCTTCCTGGCCTGGTTGGGTGTGACAGCCTTCACCTCGCTGCCCGTCTTCATGTACTTCAACATCTGGACCATCTGTCAGAACACCACTGTGGTGGAGGGGGCCAACCTCTGCCTGGACCTGCGCCAGTTTG GCATGGTAACTAtcggggaggagaggaaggtgtGCACGGGCTCTGAGAAGTTCTTTAAGATGTGTGAGTCTAATGAG CTGGACATGACGTTCCACTTGTTCGTCTGTGCCCTGGCCGGGGCTGGGGCTGCAGTCATCGCCATG GTCCACTACCTAATGGTACTGTCTGCTAACTGGGCCTACGTGAAGGACGCGTGTCGGATGCAGAAGTACGAGGACATCAAGtccaaggaggagcaggagctcCACGACATCCACTCCACTCGCTCTAAAGAGCGTCTCAATGCCTACACCTAA
- the LOC109901286 gene encoding neuronal membrane glycoprotein M6-a isoform X3, giving the protein MEENMEEGQNSKGCFECCVKCLGVLPYASLFATILLYAGVALFCGCGHEALSGTATILQNYFEVVRAPVETLDVLTMIDILKYVIYGVAAAFFVYGILLMVEGFFTTGAIRDLYGDFKITACGRCVSAWFIMLTYIFFLAWLGVTAFTSLPVFMYFNIWTICQNTTVVEGANLCLDLRQFGMVTIGEERKVCTGSEKFFKMCESNELDMTFHLFVCALAGAGAAVIAMASAATVLIRNNVLLTSQSLGKYCTRF; this is encoded by the exons gatGCTTTGAGTGCTGCGTCAAATGCCTGGGCGTCCTCCCGTATGCCTCTCTCTTCGCCACCATCCTTCTGTACGCTGGGGTGGCGCTGTTCTGCGGCTGCGGGCACGAGGCCCTCTCTGGCACCGCCACCATCCTGCAGAACTACTTCGAGGTGGTCCGAGCTCCCGTGGAAACCCTGGACGTCTTAACCAT GATTGACATCTTGAAGTATGTCATCTACGGCGTGGCGGCGGCATTCTTCGTCTACGGCATCCTGCTGATGGTGGAGGGCTTCTTCACCACCGGCGCCATCAGGGACCTGTACGGAGACTTCAAGATCACCGCCTGCGGACGGTGCGTCTCCGCCTGG TTCATTATGTTGACCTATATCTTCTTCCTGGCCTGGTTGGGTGTGACAGCCTTCACCTCGCTGCCCGTCTTCATGTACTTCAACATCTGGACCATCTGTCAGAACACCACTGTGGTGGAGGGGGCCAACCTCTGCCTGGACCTGCGCCAGTTTG GCATGGTAACTAtcggggaggagaggaaggtgtGCACGGGCTCTGAGAAGTTCTTTAAGATGTGTGAGTCTAATGAG CTGGACATGACGTTCCACTTGTTCGTCTGTGCCCTGGCCGGGGCTGGGGCTGCAGTCATCGCCATG GCGTCAGCTGCCACGGTCCTTATCCGTAACAATGTCCTCCTGACGTCTCAGAGTCTGGGCAAATACTGCACCCGCTTCTGA